The Sandaracinus amylolyticus genomic interval CGCGCAGCGTCTCGACGAGCACGGCGTGCTCGACCGCCATGCCGAAATGCCCGGCGGCGTACGGCAGCGCGATGGGCTCGCTGCCGTCCTCGGGGAACACGACGTAGCCCTTGCCGGTCGCGTACGGCGTCGCGGGCGTCAGATCGACCCCGAGCGAGTCGAGGATCGCGAGCGCCGGCGGATGGAGCCACTCGCCCGCGAGGCGATCCGAGCTGCGCGGATCGGCCTCGAGCAAGAGCACGCGCAGCCCTCTGCGCGCATGCGCGAGCGCGCTCGCACAGCCCGCCGGGCCGGCGCCGACGATCGCGACGTCGTAGTGCGAGCCGCTCATCCCGACTTCACATCTGCGCCATCAGGCGCGCAGCGGCCGACTGCACCATCGGCGTGTCGCCGAGCTTGACCATCCAGTCGAGCGCGTCGGTCCGCACGATCCTGCGGAACACACCGCCGCCCCAGAACGAGAGTTGGAAGGTCGCGCGACAGGCACGCTCGTAGTCGCGCATCGCGTCCTTCTCGGACAGGCGCCCATTGAGCACGTCCGCGACCGCTTCCGCGCCGAGCATGCCCGAGCGCATGCCCTGATAGATGCCCTCGGCCGTCGCCGGGTGCGTCATCAGACCGGCCTCGCCGATCACCACGCGCCCCGGCGCCGTGAGCTTCTCGATCTCGAGCGACCACACGACCGGATGGCCCTTCCAGCCGCCGATCTGCGTCGCACCCTTCAGGCGCTCTCGATAGTGCTTGTCGAGGAACTCGGTGAAGAGCTGCCGCGCGTTCTTCTTCTCGCCGTTCTCTCCGTCCTCGTAGGTGATGCCGATGTTCACGCGGCGCTCACCCTCGGGGAAGAGCCAGCCGTAGTAGGGCTCCACCATCCGATCGAAGATCATCTCGACGTGATGGGCCTTGAACGGGACGTCGTCCCACCACCCCATGATCGCCTGGATGACCTTGCGCGGGCGCTGCTCGGGGAGGCCGACGCGGCAGTGCGATCCACCCGCGACGAGCGTGTACTTCGCGCGCACCTCGCGGCCGTCCGCGGCGCGGATGCCGACCACGCGGCCGTTCTCCTCGATCGCCTCGGTGACGTGGAAGTCGGGCACGAAGCGCGTGCCGCGCGCGACGGCCTTCTTCAGCAGCACGTGATCGAGCACGCGGCGCTGACACACGATCGCGGCGCCGACGTCGCCCGCCGACTGCGTGCTGTCGTAGCCGCCCGGCGTGACGATGCGGATGCCCTTGATCCAGTAGCCGTGCGGCTCGACCTCGTGCCACACGCCGAGCTGCTTCAGCGTCTCGATGCCCTTCGGCGAGACACCGCTGCCGCACGTCTTGTCGCGCGGGAAGTCGTGCTTGTCGACGAGCACCACGTTGCGCACGCCGAGCGTGCCGAGGTGCGCGGCCGCCGCGGTGCCCGCAGGGCCCGCGCCGAGGATGACGACGTTCGCGTCGATCTTCT includes:
- a CDS encoding NAD(P)/FAD-dependent oxidoreductase — its product is MAEKIDANVVILGAGPAGTAAAAHLGTLGVRNVVLVDKHDFPRDKTCGSGVSPKGIETLKQLGVWHEVEPHGYWIKGIRIVTPGGYDSTQSAGDVGAAIVCQRRVLDHVLLKKAVARGTRFVPDFHVTEAIEENGRVVGIRAADGREVRAKYTLVAGGSHCRVGLPEQRPRKVIQAIMGWWDDVPFKAHHVEMIFDRMVEPYYGWLFPEGERRVNIGITYEDGENGEKKNARQLFTEFLDKHYRERLKGATQIGGWKGHPVVWSLEIEKLTAPGRVVIGEAGLMTHPATAEGIYQGMRSGMLGAEAVADVLNGRLSEKDAMRDYERACRATFQLSFWGGGVFRRIVRTDALDWMVKLGDTPMVQSAAARLMAQM